A region of Antedon mediterranea chromosome 8, ecAntMedi1.1, whole genome shotgun sequence DNA encodes the following proteins:
- the LOC140056779 gene encoding tetratricopeptide repeat protein 12-like, translating into MAMEASEAEMAASKLIAEEDKEASNLLQLIEKLGQTDKPVVYYVGGLQLLAAQINDDISKTLFRSNSGFELLFDQSYLSKKIQHAPVSTDTEICELARVAVHVCVQVTAKHEVNTKYILQQDGFNEFLLNCLQSTTSVLLKEDCARFLFQLSQTSLARSIIISRLDTSRLMLGLISCVQISEQGAENAMKSLNNLALEKQFLGLVRVEMKTNLLPAFEEILLHSESVNSTVFPLCISTISNMTHDDHIRKQMSADKNFWQAMLSTLKTHCSKTNREESEKVLEPLLGLCMNLSLEKVHAEHQLTLPLTNCVVPLLSRTNQQLIMRVCGLLSRVLVYSTEAVEYCVQQHIVDIMLNILKQGKDETCKKYCLKCLTVITQNNQESRRQILSQDKGLTKLVYYLDSEDDMMIANAALCIGHCVQEPGASHHVSTDVVKTLLTRTDTTNTSIKQNCAITLAKLATTSPDHLNMLKKLGGIGILNSCMKYVNS; encoded by the exons ATGGCCATGGAAGCATCAGAGGCTGAAATGGCAGCCTCTAAACTTATAGCAGAAGAGGACAAGGAAGCTTCAAATCTATTGCAACTTATTGAGAAACTGGGACAGACAGACAAACCGGTTGTTTACTATGTTGGTGGCTTGCAACTCCTTGCAGCTCAAATAAATGATG ATATATCAAAGACGTTATTTCGTTCAAATTCTGGATTTGAACTGCTTTTTGACCAATCATATCTTAGCAAGAAAATTCAGCATGCTCCAGTGAGCACGGACACCGAGATCTGTGAGCTTGCAAGAGTGGCCGTACATGTCTGTGTACAAGTCACAGCAAAACATG AAGTAAACACTAAGTACATACTTCAGCAAGATGGTTTTAATGAGTTCCTTCTCAACTGTCTCCAATCGACGACTAGTGTTCTGCTGAAAGAGGATTGTGCAAGATTCTTGTTTCAATTGTCACAGACCAGCCTAGCACGATCTATCATTATATCTAGGCTTGATACATCAAG gCTGATGTTGGGACTGATCAGCTGTGTTCAGATCTCAGAACAAGGAGCTGAAAATGCCATGAAAAGTTTAAACAATCTTGCCCTAGAAAAACA ATTTCTAGGTCTTGTACGTGTAGAAATGAAAACTAACCTATTACCTGCTTTTGAAGAGATTCTC ctGCACAGTGAGTCagttaatagtactgtattccCATTGTGTATCTCAACCATATCCAACATGACACATGATGACCATATTAGGAAACAAATGTCAGCTGACAAGAATTTCTGGCAAGCTATGCTGTCAACTTTG aaaaccCATTGTAGTAAGACAAACAGAGAAGAAAGTGAGAAAGTGTTGGAACCTCTACTTGGTTTGTGTATGAACTTATCCCTTGAGAAAGTTCATGCTGAGCACCAGCTTACACTACCACTTACTAATTGTGTTGTACCGTTACTGAGCAGAACAAATCAACAATTGATAAtg CGTGTGTGTGGGTTACTGAGCCGAGTTCTTGTCTATTCAACTGAAGCAGTTGAGTATTGTGTTCAGCAACATATTGTTGATATCATGTTGAACATACTTAAACAG GGTAAAGATGAAACATGCAAGAAGTACTGCCTGAAATGTCTGACTGTGATAACACAGAACAATCAGGAATCAAGAAGACAAATACTATCACAAGATAAAG gtttaaCAAAGTTGGTGTATTATCTAGACAGTGAAGATGACATGATGATAGCGAACGCTGCGTTATGTATCGGACATTGCGTGCAAGAACCAGGAGCTAGCCACCATGTCAGTACAGATGTAGTCAAGACATTACTGACAAGAACAGACACTACAAACACTTCAATTAAACAAAACTGTGCAATCACGCTAGCTAAGCTTGCTACTACAAGTCCAGATCATCTTAACATGCTCAAGAAGTTAGGAGGAATAGGTATTCTGAATAGCTGTATGAAGTATGTAAATTCATGA